GCTGTTCCTTACCGGACTGGTGATCGAGATTACCTTGATGCCGATCGCGCTCTACCATTTCCACAAGGCCGGAATTTATGGCGCGCTGGCCAATATCATCGCCATTCCGCTGACCACTTTTGTGATCATGCCGCTGGAGGCTGTGGCGCTACTGGCTGATATATTCGGGGCAGGCGCGCCCTTCTGGTGGTTGTGCGGCAAGGCACTGGCGTTGTTGCTCGACATTGCGCATTTCGTTTCCGATACACCCGGCTCGATCATCCGTTTCCCGGCCATTGGGCTCGGTACCTATATGCTGGCAGTTATTGCCGGCCTGATACTGTTCCTGTTGCGCAGTCCATTGCGGCTGTTGGCGGCTATCCCCGGGATTATTGCCATTAGCCTCATGCTTGCTGCTCCGCGCCCAGATCTGCTGGTTGCCGGTGATGGCGCGCAATTGGCATTGCGCAATAACAGGGCAGAAGGCGGGGATTTCATCCTGCTCAAACCCGATTCCTCCTCCTTCATCACCGATATGATGCGCGAACAGGGCGCTTTTGCGGATCAACCCAGAGGTATCGACCAATGGCGCGGGGCGCGCTGTTCGGAAGAATTTTGCAGCTTCGTGCTGCCCTTATCCAATAGAGACGGGGCAGGCAGAAACGGGGCAGGCAGAAACGGGGCAGGGCGCCAATGGTCGGTACTGGTGGGGCGTAATCGTGAATATGTCCCCAAACGGGCACTGGCAGCGGCTTGCAGCCGCAGCGATATCGTCATTGCGTCACGCAGCCTGCCGCGCAGTTGTCGGCCGCGGCTGCTCAAGGCAGATCGCCGCTATCTGCAACAGAGTGGCGGGTTGGCAATCTATCTCGATACGCCAATGCGCATCGACCGCGTTGCCGATAGCCGCTCCGATCATGGCTGGAGCCGCCCTCGCCAACGGCAATGACGGCTCCATTATCGTTTAAAGTCTATATCAATTATAGCGCCGCAGCAGTCCGGCGAGCTGGCCCTGAATCTGGACTTCGTCGGCGCGGTAGATTTGCGGTTCGTAACTGGCATTGGCTGGGTCGAGCCGGATGGTTTTGTGATCGCGCCGCAGATATTTCAGCGTCGCTTCCTCACCGCGCACCAGCGCCACGACAATCTGGCCGTCGCGAGCCGTATCGGTGCGGCGGATCAGCGCAAAATCGCCATCGAAAATCCCCGCTTCGATCATCGAGTCTCCAGAGACTTCCAGGGCGTAATGGTCGCCGCTGCCGAGCAGCGCCGCCGGGACCGGAAGCACGGACTGTCCTTCGAGCGCCTCGATCGGTGCACCTGCGGCAATGCGGCCATGCAGAGGAATCTCCAGCACGTCATTGGCCGCCAAAGGCGCGGCGCCTGCCGTCGAAACCAGATTTGCCGGTGGCAGGGCATTGCTGCCACCCAGAGCGACCGATGGTGCGGATGTCGTCAGTCCGCCTTCGGGCAGCTTCAGCACTTCCAGGGCGCGCGCGCGGTTGGGAAGACGGCGGATAAAGCCGCGTTCCTCCAGCGCGCTGACCAGGCGGTGCACGCCGGATTTGGATTTCAGATCAAGCGCGTCCTTCATTTCCTCGAATGAAGGCGAGACGCCGCTCGACTCCAGCCGTTCCTGAATGAAGCAGAGCAGTTCATGCTGTTTACGGGTTAGCATTGGTCCCTCCGTATTGAACGAATAGGGAACAATTATGAAACAAATGCGATCAGGTCAAGGGGGAAGTTGGAAATGGGCGGTTTCTGGTTAGTGCTTGCCCAGCAAAGCGCGGGTCGCTTTGGTCAGATCATGCTGCCGCATCAGTGTCTCCCCAACCAGAAAGGCGGAGACGCCGGCCCTGGCGAGCCGCTCGCAGTCCTGATGATGTACAATCCCGCTTTCGGCAATGACCAGCCGGTCCTTCGGCACCAATGGTGCCAGGATCTCGGCGGTCGCAAGATCGGTCCTGAAGCTTTTGAGATCGCGATTGTTGATGCCGATCAGCGGCGTATCGAGCATCAGCGCGCGGTCGAGTTCGGGGCGGTCATGCACCTCGACCAGCACGTCCATGCCATGGTGCTGCGCTTCAGCGGCCAGATCCTGCATCAGCGCATCGTCACAGGCGGCGACGATGATCAATATCGCATCGGCACCGAGCGCACGCGCCTCGCCGACCTGCCATGGGTCGACCATGAAGTCCTTGCGCAGACAGGGCAGGGCAACCGCATTGCGCGCCTCGGTGAGATAATGATCCGCGCCCTGGAAATAGGGCACATCCGTCAGCACTGACAGGCAGGTGGCACCGCCACTCTGATAATCCTGTGCATGCATGAGCGGGTCGAAATCCTCGCGGATCAGCCCCTTGGACGGGCTGGCACGCTTGATCTCGGCGATCAGCGCC
Above is a genomic segment from Pseudomonadota bacterium containing:
- the lexA gene encoding transcriptional repressor LexA, which gives rise to MLTRKQHELLCFIQERLESSGVSPSFEEMKDALDLKSKSGVHRLVSALEERGFIRRLPNRARALEVLKLPEGGLTTSAPSVALGGSNALPPANLVSTAGAAPLAANDVLEIPLHGRIAAGAPIEALEGQSVLPVPAALLGSGDHYALEVSGDSMIEAGIFDGDFALIRRTDTARDGQIVVALVRGEEATLKYLRRDHKTIRLDPANASYEPQIYRADEVQIQGQLAGLLRRYN
- the trpC gene encoding indole-3-glycerol phosphate synthase TrpC; translated protein: MSDRLKQICDDKRAHVARRKAAISTADIDAAIAAQSAPRGFAKAMQDRVAADEWALIAEIKRASPSKGLIREDFDPLMHAQDYQSGGATCLSVLTDVPYFQGADHYLTEARNAVALPCLRKDFMVDPWQVGEARALGADAILIIVAACDDALMQDLAAEAQHHGMDVLVEVHDRPELDRALMLDTPLIGINNRDLKSFRTDLATAEILAPLVPKDRLVIAESGIVHHQDCERLARAGVSAFLVGETLMRQHDLTKATRALLGKH